The following coding sequences are from one Photobacterium angustum window:
- a CDS encoding FAD-dependent oxidoreductase has product MNISEHRSSEGIRHSTVGIIGGGVAGATIALRLAELGISINLFEEGISLVNGPPICHLHAGGNLYREISNQQCLNLLEQSIDTLRVFKHTANIRPTVIAVPIDDKGSALDLIPRLDLLKTTYEQLVKRDSKNKVLGEPSDYFTLYSQQDIEKLRQLDNPAHPITPDDWMIPVAKSLQLDQFKYPIVMVQEYGLSVFRIAATASLALKQMDNCHVLLSSKVCEVKYDQVTQRWLITYETQDNDKQQCTVDYLINACGYRSGTIDDLAHIPRQRMVEFKAAYVTRWEKCEGHWPEVIIHGERGTPKGMAQLTPYPNGYFQLHGMTKDITLFENGLVTSDHSSAQPKLNDAFKEKLKRQWSEEEVIERTEKAIKHVAQYVDTFKSAVVGGKPLFGAQQIPGADATLRAADISFSGDNYARSEIVKASSALSAADAIVSELTKKGIINSHNDDVSTREQLFSTTLQLDKQDIITNAEQIAVQRGFPASLAQPIG; this is encoded by the coding sequence ATGAATATTTCAGAACACCGCTCATCAGAAGGCATTCGCCATTCAACTGTTGGTATTATTGGTGGAGGAGTCGCAGGTGCTACAATTGCACTTCGTCTTGCTGAACTTGGAATTTCAATAAATCTATTCGAAGAAGGGATAAGTCTCGTTAACGGTCCGCCTATCTGCCATCTTCATGCGGGCGGCAATTTATATCGTGAGATTTCCAATCAACAGTGTCTCAACCTATTAGAGCAATCGATTGATACGCTTAGAGTGTTCAAACATACTGCAAACATTCGCCCTACTGTTATCGCTGTGCCAATTGACGATAAGGGCTCGGCATTAGATTTAATACCTCGCCTAGATTTACTAAAAACCACTTATGAACAATTGGTAAAACGAGATAGTAAAAATAAAGTCCTAGGTGAACCTAGTGATTACTTCACTCTCTATTCGCAGCAAGATATAGAAAAGTTAAGGCAATTAGATAATCCAGCACACCCGATCACACCTGATGATTGGATGATCCCTGTTGCCAAATCTCTTCAATTAGATCAATTCAAATACCCGATCGTTATGGTACAAGAGTATGGTTTAAGTGTTTTTCGAATTGCAGCAACCGCATCCCTAGCACTGAAGCAGATGGATAACTGTCATGTATTACTTTCGAGTAAGGTGTGTGAGGTTAAATATGACCAAGTAACTCAGCGATGGTTAATCACTTATGAAACTCAGGATAATGATAAGCAGCAGTGTACTGTTGATTACTTAATCAATGCTTGTGGCTATCGCTCTGGCACAATCGATGATCTAGCACATATTCCACGACAGCGTATGGTTGAATTTAAAGCCGCTTATGTAACACGCTGGGAGAAATGTGAGGGGCACTGGCCAGAAGTGATTATTCATGGTGAGCGCGGTACGCCAAAAGGCATGGCTCAACTGACGCCTTACCCTAACGGTTACTTCCAATTACATGGAATGACAAAAGATATTACTCTATTTGAAAATGGGTTAGTAACTTCTGATCATTCCTCTGCTCAACCAAAACTTAATGACGCTTTTAAAGAAAAATTAAAACGTCAGTGGTCTGAAGAAGAAGTAATTGAGCGTACAGAAAAAGCGATCAAACATGTCGCACAATATGTTGATACATTTAAAAGTGCTGTTGTAGGCGGAAAACCATTATTTGGCGCTCAGCAAATCCCAGGGGCTGATGCAACGCTTCGTGCTGCAGATATATCGTTCTCTGGTGACAACTATGCTCGTTCTGAAATTGTAAAAGCATCATCAGCACTATCGGCAGCAGATGCTATTGTGAGTGAACTCACTAAAAAAGGAATCATCAATTCGCATAATGATGATGTAAGCACAAGAGAACAGCTTTTTTCCACAACCTTGCAGTTAGATAAACAAGATATCATTACGAATGCAGAACAAATTGCCGTTCAACGCGGTTTTCCTGCTTCACTAGCTCAACCTATAGGTTAA
- a CDS encoding MFS transporter — MQDITTCRKSGGIFVPVAGLTVFAIASGYLMSLVPLSLTNFKIDSSYASWLASIYYIGLLIGSMMIEPIIAKIGHRVAFITFLGLLAATVAVLPMFPNKEVWLFARLIAGMAVAGIFVVVESWLLIGDNAKERAKRLGFYMTSLYGGTTVGQLAVGMFGVKGFIPFIVILVLLLIAILPPLFVKQGQPSSDSHQVLSIKQIARLSKPAIIGCMTSGVVMGSIYGLMPLALKQSALTTDQVGVLMAATILGGMVIQPIISKLSIKMSKTLLLALMSLLGVFAMGITYLSSDYVVLITALALLGMSAFALYPIAITLACDNLDSSYIVAATQVMLFSYSIGSALGPIGANSFMAEQNGIMDFFFIVLLATAIYMLVASLHRKPQVLAS; from the coding sequence GTGCAAGACATCACTACTTGTCGCAAAAGCGGCGGCATTTTTGTGCCTGTTGCTGGACTAACTGTATTCGCAATCGCATCAGGCTACCTTATGAGCTTGGTCCCGTTATCATTAACAAATTTTAAAATTGATAGCAGTTATGCGAGTTGGTTAGCAAGCATCTATTATATTGGTCTTCTTATCGGCTCGATGATGATCGAACCAATTATTGCGAAGATTGGTCACCGTGTGGCTTTTATTACTTTTTTAGGTTTGCTAGCAGCAACTGTTGCGGTTTTACCCATGTTTCCAAATAAGGAAGTATGGCTATTTGCACGCCTAATTGCCGGTATGGCTGTTGCGGGTATTTTTGTTGTTGTTGAATCATGGCTACTTATTGGTGATAACGCGAAAGAGCGAGCAAAACGTCTTGGTTTTTACATGACCTCGCTCTACGGTGGTACTACTGTTGGTCAATTAGCCGTAGGTATGTTTGGCGTTAAAGGCTTTATTCCTTTTATCGTTATTCTAGTACTGTTGTTAATTGCTATTTTACCGCCTTTGTTTGTAAAACAAGGCCAACCTAGCAGTGATTCACACCAAGTGTTATCAATAAAGCAAATTGCACGTTTGAGTAAGCCTGCGATTATTGGTTGTATGACTTCAGGTGTTGTAATGGGCAGCATCTACGGTTTAATGCCTTTAGCACTAAAGCAAAGCGCTCTAACAACAGATCAAGTAGGCGTGTTGATGGCTGCAACCATTCTTGGTGGTATGGTTATTCAACCTATCATTAGCAAACTTTCAATTAAAATGAGCAAAACGCTATTGCTTGCTTTAATGTCTTTGCTTGGTGTTTTTGCTATGGGTATTACTTACCTATCATCAGACTATGTTGTTCTGATCACTGCATTGGCGTTGTTAGGCATGTCTGCTTTTGCGCTTTACCCAATTGCAATTACATTAGCGTGTGACAACTTGGATTCTTCATATATTGTTGCTGCAACACAAGTTATGCTGTTTAGTTACAGCATTGGTTCAGCACTGGGTCCGATTGGTGCTAACAGCTTTATGGCAGAACAAAATGGAATAATGGATTTCTTCTTCATTGTTCTACTTGCAACGGCAATTTACATGCTAGTAGCAAGTTTACATCGTAAACCTCAAGTTCTGGCGAGTTAA
- a CDS encoding outer membrane beta-barrel protein → MSKKYIALLPLALVVSTAVSAATVNPFYVGARLGGAHYSNFQQNYQDITGINLNKDDVAAGVFAGYNFTPWFAVETGYTWLGEAKFENNKIKQHAIDLAAKMTWNLNDQWGVFGKLGGSYMLADFHGYGIKDLDDHLLGTAGVGVEYKLTNHLSTRLEYQLYHDIQSKPRDTNLAYNFDTQFYGLSLVYSWGAAPAVVAPVVDTAPPVQAATVTVEPSTVTIAYGVNGKHLTEEDKQRLQPMIQRLTRYPSATAEVTGYTSNTGSAAYNQKLSEKRAKNVADLLSQYVADASQITAKGMGEANPIATNDTAKGRAENRRVEIYSPALKIATEDAAERPDCCAMENNL, encoded by the coding sequence ATGTCTAAAAAATATATTGCATTACTACCGCTTGCATTAGTTGTATCAACCGCTGTATCTGCTGCTACTGTTAATCCTTTTTATGTTGGTGCACGACTAGGTGGTGCTCACTATTCAAATTTTCAACAGAACTATCAAGATATAACAGGCATTAATCTTAATAAAGATGATGTCGCGGCTGGTGTATTTGCAGGTTACAACTTTACACCTTGGTTTGCGGTTGAAACGGGTTATACATGGTTAGGTGAAGCTAAGTTTGAAAACAATAAGATTAAGCAACATGCTATTGATCTTGCAGCTAAAATGACATGGAATCTGAATGATCAATGGGGTGTGTTTGGTAAGTTAGGTGGCAGTTATATGCTGGCTGATTTCCATGGCTATGGTATTAAAGATCTTGATGATCATTTACTTGGTACTGCTGGTGTCGGTGTTGAGTATAAATTGACTAACCATCTATCTACCCGTTTAGAATACCAACTTTACCACGATATTCAGTCTAAGCCTCGTGACACGAATTTAGCTTATAACTTTGATACACAGTTCTATGGCTTGAGCCTTGTATATAGCTGGGGAGCAGCGCCTGCCGTTGTTGCACCAGTTGTTGATACTGCGCCGCCAGTTCAAGCTGCAACAGTCACAGTAGAGCCTTCAACGGTTACGATTGCTTATGGTGTTAATGGTAAGCATTTAACGGAAGAAGATAAGCAACGTCTTCAACCAATGATTCAACGTTTAACACGTTACCCGAGTGCAACTGCTGAAGTAACTGGTTATACATCAAATACAGGTAGTGCTGCTTATAACCAGAAATTATCTGAAAAGCGTGCGAAAAATGTAGCTGATTTACTTTCTCAGTATGTTGCTGACGCTAGCCAAATTACAGCGAAAGGGATGGGTGAAGCAAATCCAATCGCTACTAACGATACCGCTAAAGGTCGAGCAGAAAATCGTCGTGTAGAGATTTACTCTCCAGCATTAAAGATTGCGACAGAAGATGCTGCTGAGCGTCCAGATTGCTGCGCAATGGAAAATAACCTATAA
- a CDS encoding DNA ligase produces MINIFTDAEISSKKHLNYINKPLSPIAALIILTLSFSAQSTPELMKAKTLDLQHLNENNSVADNVEFPVSEYLVSEKLDGIRAYWNGIQLTTKSGKQIHAPHWFIKNLPAIALDGELWLQRGKFQDLTQIVMDRVPSEEAWRSVKYMVFDLPASDLPFEQRYNTLVKLIETHSTVPNNVLYLVEHKRINEISILTQWLDIIVNNHGEGLMLQHIDNYYVAGRTNKLLKLKQHQDAEAIIIAYEKGNGKYQGLMGSVWVKTANDKTFKIGTGFTEQQRKNPPPVGTTIQFRYNGYTDRGIPRFARFSRVRLSPDT; encoded by the coding sequence ATGATAAACATATTTACTGATGCTGAAATTTCCTCAAAAAAACATCTTAATTATATAAATAAACCTCTCTCACCTATCGCAGCATTGATCATTCTCACACTTTCCTTTTCTGCGCAATCAACGCCTGAATTAATGAAAGCTAAGACATTAGATTTACAGCACCTTAATGAAAATAACAGTGTTGCTGATAATGTAGAATTCCCTGTCAGTGAATACCTTGTTAGTGAGAAGCTTGATGGAATTAGAGCTTATTGGAATGGTATTCAACTTACGACAAAATCAGGAAAACAAATCCACGCTCCACATTGGTTTATAAAAAACCTACCCGCAATAGCGCTTGATGGAGAATTATGGCTACAACGTGGGAAATTCCAAGATCTAACTCAAATCGTCATGGATCGCGTCCCTAGTGAAGAGGCATGGCGTAGCGTCAAGTATATGGTATTTGATTTACCTGCATCAGATTTACCTTTTGAACAACGCTATAACACCTTAGTCAAACTTATCGAGACTCACAGTACAGTTCCAAACAATGTTCTTTATCTGGTTGAACATAAACGTATCAACGAAATCAGTATTCTTACGCAATGGCTTGATATAATCGTTAATAACCATGGTGAAGGTTTAATGCTTCAGCATATTGATAACTACTATGTCGCAGGAAGAACAAATAAGTTATTAAAACTCAAACAACACCAAGATGCAGAAGCGATTATCATTGCTTACGAAAAGGGAAATGGCAAATATCAGGGATTAATGGGATCTGTTTGGGTAAAAACAGCCAATGATAAAACCTTTAAGATAGGAACTGGCTTTACCGAACAACAACGCAAAAATCCTCCCCCAGTTGGCACCACAATTCAGTTTCGTTATAACGGCTACACCGATAGAGGTATTCCACGGTTTGCGCGTTTTAGCCGAGTAAGATTATCGCCAGACACGTAG
- the ylqF gene encoding ribosome biogenesis GTPase YlqF: MMSNSIQWFPGHMHKARKEIEEAMPKVDVIIEVLDARIPFSSENPLIKSFRNTNDGKPVVKVLNKRDLADPEMTQLWIDHLEKEQGVKAIAVTTENLNEVNQIMELCRKLAPHREEAGKKIRTMIMGIPNVGKSTIINALAGRTVAITGNQPAVTRQQQRINLDNGVLLSDTPGILWPKVENPHSGFRLAATGAIKDTAMDYIDVGFFTIEYLIKAYPDMIKARYNLDDDLPESEIELMEEIGRKRGCLKGGGRVDLHKASVILINELRNGTLGHITLEHPDMITEELINVAVEAERKAEQKIKKKEERRKRYLKNKR; encoded by the coding sequence ATAATGAGTAATAGCATTCAGTGGTTTCCAGGGCACATGCACAAAGCCCGCAAAGAAATTGAAGAGGCGATGCCGAAAGTTGATGTGATCATCGAAGTTTTAGATGCTCGTATCCCATTTAGTAGTGAAAACCCACTGATCAAATCGTTCCGTAATACCAATGACGGTAAGCCTGTTGTTAAAGTTTTGAACAAGCGTGATTTGGCCGATCCTGAGATGACACAACTTTGGATCGATCACCTTGAAAAAGAACAAGGTGTTAAAGCCATTGCAGTCACCACTGAAAACTTAAACGAAGTTAATCAGATCATGGAATTATGCCGTAAGCTTGCACCTCACCGTGAAGAAGCAGGTAAAAAAATTCGTACCATGATCATGGGTATTCCTAACGTTGGTAAGTCGACCATTATCAATGCACTAGCAGGCCGAACTGTTGCAATCACAGGAAACCAACCTGCTGTAACACGTCAACAGCAACGTATTAACCTAGATAACGGCGTACTGCTTTCTGATACACCGGGAATTCTATGGCCAAAAGTGGAAAATCCACACAGTGGTTTCCGCCTTGCTGCAACAGGTGCAATTAAAGATACCGCGATGGATTATATCGATGTTGGTTTCTTTACCATTGAATACCTGATCAAAGCATACCCAGATATGATTAAGGCACGTTATAACCTTGATGATGATCTGCCTGAATCTGAAATTGAGCTAATGGAAGAGATTGGGCGTAAACGTGGTTGTTTAAAAGGAGGTGGTCGTGTTGATCTGCACAAAGCCTCAGTTATTCTTATCAATGAATTGCGTAACGGTACACTGGGTCACATTACTTTAGAGCATCCAGATATGATCACTGAAGAGCTGATCAATGTGGCAGTAGAAGCTGAACGCAAAGCAGAACAAAAGATCAAAAAGAAAGAAGAACGACGTAAACGCTATCTAAAAAATAAACGTTAA
- a CDS encoding DUF3389 domain-containing protein: protein MIIHFEQGRIIATQREVVVRIDGDCRINLQAQVDELTLISGANVVSAVGSGINWSIKLDSDEQLQQLANEIGIAITIY from the coding sequence ATGATAATACATTTTGAACAAGGTCGAATTATCGCGACTCAACGAGAAGTTGTTGTAAGAATTGATGGTGATTGCAGAATCAATCTCCAAGCACAAGTTGATGAGCTAACACTTATTTCTGGCGCTAATGTTGTTAGTGCTGTTGGTAGCGGTATTAATTGGTCTATAAAGTTAGATTCGGATGAACAATTGCAACAACTTGCTAATGAAATAGGTATTGCGATTACTATTTATTAA
- a CDS encoding OmpA family protein, with translation MSKARFAILPLALLISGAVNAATVNPFYAGVRAGGVHYADFDTKDYTNGTYGNGSDGIDRDDFAAGIFMGYNVTPWFAIEGGYTWLGEVTAKYDEHHDLGKIEQQAIDLVGKFTYQATDKVDLYTKVGGAWQFTRAKGFGETDRDDSLIATAGLGAEYHFTDNLSARAEYQYYHNMESKPTGTDTKINWDANYYGVSLVYGWGAPAPVVAPVVEEVVEAATVQVEPISVTMPFAFDSDSLTAEDQARLEPIAQRLVNFPNAELVVIGHTDSRGSEAYNQKLSEERAKTVAVYLMKHFNIDASRVKGEGRGELDPVASNDTAEGRAQNRRVDVTTPGFEIQAEAAEAVAQ, from the coding sequence ATGTCTAAAGCACGTTTTGCGATTTTACCTCTTGCACTTCTAATCTCTGGTGCAGTAAACGCAGCAACTGTTAACCCATTCTACGCTGGCGTTCGTGCTGGTGGCGTTCATTACGCTGACTTTGATACTAAAGATTACACAAACGGTACTTACGGTAACGGTTCTGACGGTATTGATCGCGATGATTTCGCTGCAGGTATTTTCATGGGTTACAACGTAACTCCATGGTTTGCAATTGAAGGTGGTTACACTTGGTTAGGTGAAGTTACTGCTAAGTACGACGAGCACCACGATCTTGGTAAAATTGAGCAACAAGCTATTGATCTAGTAGGTAAGTTCACTTACCAAGCTACTGATAAAGTAGATCTATACACTAAAGTTGGTGGTGCATGGCAGTTCACTCGTGCTAAAGGTTTTGGCGAGACTGATCGTGATGACAGCCTAATTGCAACTGCAGGTCTTGGTGCTGAGTACCACTTCACTGATAACCTATCTGCACGTGCTGAATACCAGTACTACCACAACATGGAATCTAAGCCGACTGGTACAGATACTAAGATCAACTGGGATGCTAACTACTACGGTGTTAGCTTAGTTTACGGTTGGGGCGCTCCAGCACCAGTTGTTGCACCTGTAGTTGAAGAAGTTGTTGAAGCTGCAACTGTTCAAGTTGAGCCAATCTCTGTAACAATGCCTTTCGCATTTGACAGCGACAGCCTAACAGCTGAAGACCAAGCACGTCTTGAGCCTATCGCTCAGCGTCTAGTTAACTTCCCTAACGCAGAACTAGTTGTTATCGGTCACACTGATAGCCGTGGTTCAGAAGCTTACAACCAGAAGCTATCTGAAGAGCGTGCTAAGACTGTAGCAGTATACCTAATGAAGCACTTCAACATCGATGCAAGCCGCGTTAAAGGCGAAGGCCGTGGTGAGCTAGATCCAGTAGCTTCAAACGACACTGCTGAAGGTCGTGCTCAGAACCGTCGTGTAGATGTAACTACTCCTGGTTTTGAAATCCAAGCTGAAGCTGCAGAAGCTGTAGCTCAGTAA
- a CDS encoding ROK family protein, producing MDRYYWGVDLGGTKIECIVIDRNTDQSIVRERIETESIKGYQHILGQIKILIERCANIVGHYPNAVGFGTPGTLDPVHGVMKNCNTTALNGHPLDKDLNETLGVHAVIANDANCFALAETHFGVVKRIKPEAQIVFGIIMGTGVGSGIVVDGKCLYGCHGIAGEWGHNVLEPKGADCYCGKQGCVETVISGKGLERYYYELSSQALSLPEIVEQAKQNNHEAVKTITRLREYFGLAVARIINVIDPEVIVIGGGVGNIDALYQDIETQILPHLFNTELNTLIVKPELGDSAGVYGAAALVKNIS from the coding sequence ATGGATCGTTACTACTGGGGTGTTGATTTAGGTGGTACGAAAATCGAATGTATTGTGATAGATCGTAACACTGATCAGTCGATTGTTCGTGAACGTATCGAGACAGAAAGTATTAAAGGCTATCAACATATACTTGGTCAAATAAAGATACTGATTGAGCGGTGCGCAAACATAGTCGGACATTATCCTAATGCGGTTGGGTTTGGAACACCAGGCACGCTTGATCCTGTTCATGGCGTAATGAAAAACTGCAATACCACGGCCTTAAACGGCCATCCTCTTGATAAAGATCTTAATGAAACTCTCGGCGTCCATGCAGTTATTGCTAACGATGCTAATTGCTTTGCTTTAGCCGAAACTCATTTTGGGGTCGTAAAACGTATTAAGCCTGAAGCTCAAATTGTGTTTGGTATCATTATGGGAACGGGAGTGGGCTCAGGCATAGTGGTGGACGGCAAATGTTTATACGGTTGCCATGGTATTGCTGGTGAGTGGGGACATAATGTACTTGAACCAAAGGGTGCAGATTGCTATTGCGGTAAGCAAGGTTGTGTAGAAACGGTTATTTCTGGTAAAGGGTTAGAACGTTATTATTACGAGCTATCATCTCAAGCGTTATCTTTGCCTGAGATCGTCGAGCAAGCGAAACAGAATAATCATGAAGCAGTGAAAACAATAACGCGTTTACGTGAGTATTTTGGTTTAGCGGTAGCACGAATTATTAACGTAATTGATCCTGAGGTTATAGTGATTGGTGGCGGTGTCGGTAATATTGATGCGTTATATCAAGATATAGAAACACAAATTTTACCGCACTTGTTTAATACAGAGCTTAATACCCTGATTGTAAAACCAGAGCTAGGTGATAGCGCTGGTGTTTATGGCGCTGCGGCTTTAGTGAAAAACATTAGCTAA
- the rodA gene encoding rod shape-determining protein RodA, whose product MSKFRPYIDIPLLISILILITFSSLSVWSASSFSEPIIERHLIRAGIAIVALLVMSSISPAAYERSAPYLFFITVLLLVGVFVLGDSTNGSQRWLALGPIRFQPSELVKIAVPIMMAWILVSDAGRPSIKKIMICLIVTAIPAGLIFIQPDLDGAIFTVMYALFVLYFAGMSWKLISSVIAIIGVSLPLAWYFVMETYQKKRILQFLNPESDPLGSGYQIIQSKIAIGSGGISGKGWMDATQGHLGFIPESHTDFIFSTFAEEWGYIGSFTILAIYTFMTFRVLWLANQSESTFARLVSGSFALSFFLYSFINIGMVSGVLPVMGSPLPFFSYGGSAIITQGAIFGIIMALCLRKKSICAPNPNR is encoded by the coding sequence ATGAGTAAATTCCGTCCTTATATCGATATACCACTATTGATATCGATTTTAATTCTTATCACGTTCAGCTCTTTGAGTGTATGGAGTGCAAGTAGCTTTAGTGAGCCAATCATAGAGCGTCACCTCATTCGTGCCGGAATTGCGATTGTCGCATTATTAGTGATGTCATCAATTTCACCTGCCGCTTATGAACGAAGTGCTCCATATTTGTTTTTTATTACTGTGCTTTTACTTGTTGGTGTATTTGTTCTTGGTGATAGTACCAATGGCTCACAACGCTGGTTAGCATTAGGACCAATACGTTTTCAACCGTCAGAGCTTGTAAAAATAGCAGTCCCAATTATGATGGCTTGGATCCTTGTCAGTGATGCGGGTCGACCAAGTATTAAAAAGATCATGATTTGTTTGATAGTAACCGCAATTCCAGCTGGATTGATTTTTATTCAGCCAGATCTAGATGGTGCTATCTTTACAGTAATGTACGCTCTATTTGTTCTGTATTTTGCGGGAATGTCATGGAAGTTAATTTCATCTGTGATAGCCATTATTGGTGTCAGTCTTCCATTAGCGTGGTATTTTGTGATGGAGACTTACCAGAAAAAACGTATTCTTCAATTTTTAAATCCTGAATCAGATCCATTAGGCTCTGGTTATCAGATCATACAATCCAAAATTGCAATTGGATCTGGCGGTATATCTGGCAAAGGTTGGATGGATGCAACACAAGGTCATCTTGGTTTCATTCCAGAAAGTCATACCGATTTTATATTCTCAACATTTGCAGAAGAATGGGGATACATTGGTAGCTTCACTATTTTAGCAATTTATACGTTTATGACTTTTAGAGTGCTATGGCTGGCGAATCAATCAGAATCAACGTTTGCACGATTAGTCAGTGGCTCGTTTGCTTTAAGTTTCTTTCTATATAGTTTTATTAACATAGGTATGGTAAGCGGTGTATTACCTGTAATGGGAAGTCCATTACCTTTCTTTAGCTATGGTGGTTCAGCGATTATTACTCAAGGTGCTATTTTCGGTATTATTATGGCACTTTGTTTAAGAAAGAAATCTATTTGCGCACCTAATCCGAATAGATAG
- a CDS encoding hotdog fold thioesterase: MAIWKREFSLASLNKTSENTLIKHLGITYSAFDEESLSATMPVDHRTHQPLGMLHGGASVVLAETLGSLAANLCVDHDKYCVGLDINANHIRAIREGIVTGRASALHLGATTQVWQIKIKDERQRLICTSRLTMAVINNKKK, from the coding sequence ATGGCTATTTGGAAAAGAGAGTTTAGCTTAGCTAGTCTTAATAAAACCTCAGAAAATACATTAATTAAACATTTAGGTATTACCTATTCAGCTTTTGACGAAGAATCACTCTCGGCAACTATGCCCGTTGATCATAGAACACACCAACCACTAGGTATGTTACATGGTGGAGCCTCAGTTGTTTTAGCTGAAACATTAGGATCATTAGCCGCTAATTTGTGTGTTGATCATGATAAGTATTGCGTAGGCTTAGATATTAACGCAAATCATATTCGCGCAATAAGAGAGGGGATAGTAACGGGTCGTGCTAGTGCTCTTCATTTAGGCGCAACAACACAAGTTTGGCAAATTAAAATAAAAGATGAAAGACAGCGACTAATTTGTACTAGCCGATTAACAATGGCCGTCATTAATAATAAGAAGAAATAA